From Paraflavitalea devenefica, the proteins below share one genomic window:
- a CDS encoding helix-turn-helix transcriptional regulator, translating to MQISINYGAGERFVMSDHFYRDNIGRPLVTEKRDIFSFPFGDAELVRLAFAGVYIVYGDMQLYESRRLQFEMTDHDDLVEMHFTLSGSGSMSDDIYGGQYHFKENEHNMHYMPRFIGTGDYQLHQRYKFFEVHFATPFFLELAQSGSPGLRKFAELIGSGKVTVLSQQNLPMSFAMHQCIYDIMNCGVEGGLKLLFLQSKCVELLALQAQMYEEAASKSSRCLSTSGHDKESILYAKEYLIQHALQPPSLTELAKLAGINEFKLKQGFKQVFNNTVFGYLSDYKLNQARELLLRGDTAIKEVADNLGYSSVQHFSNAFRKKFGVPPGKVRK from the coding sequence ATGCAGATCAGTATTAACTACGGCGCCGGCGAAAGATTTGTCATGTCTGATCACTTTTATCGTGACAATATCGGGCGGCCATTGGTAACGGAAAAAAGGGACATATTCAGCTTTCCTTTTGGAGATGCGGAGCTGGTGAGGCTTGCCTTTGCAGGTGTCTATATCGTATATGGTGATATGCAGCTATATGAATCCCGGCGGCTGCAGTTTGAAATGACTGACCATGATGACCTGGTGGAAATGCATTTCACCTTATCGGGCTCCGGTAGTATGTCGGATGATATATATGGTGGTCAATACCATTTTAAGGAAAATGAGCACAACATGCATTACATGCCCCGGTTCATAGGAACGGGCGACTATCAACTGCATCAACGGTATAAGTTTTTTGAAGTACACTTTGCTACGCCGTTCTTCCTGGAGCTGGCGCAGTCGGGCAGTCCGGGATTAAGAAAATTTGCTGAGCTGATAGGCAGCGGTAAGGTCACCGTACTCAGCCAGCAGAACCTGCCGATGTCATTTGCCATGCACCAGTGTATTTACGATATCATGAACTGTGGTGTGGAAGGCGGGTTGAAATTGTTATTCCTCCAGTCCAAATGCGTTGAACTATTGGCTTTACAGGCCCAGATGTATGAAGAGGCGGCTTCAAAGTCTTCCAGGTGCCTCAGCACTTCCGGTCATGATAAAGAAAGTATCTTATATGCGAAAGAGTACCTCATACAACATGCTTTGCAGCCGCCCTCGCTCACAGAACTGGCAAAATTGGCGGGCATTAATGAGTTCAAGCTCAAACAGGGATTTAAGCAGGTATTCAACAATACAGTATTTGGCTACCTGAGCGACTATAAGCTCAACCAGGCGCGGGAACTACTACTGCGCGGCGATACAGCCATTAAGGAAGTGGCCGACAATTTAGGCTACTCTTCTGTACAACACTTTAGCAATGCCTTTCGCAAAAAGTTCGGTGTTCCGCCAGGCAAAGTACGGAAGTAA
- a CDS encoding alpha/beta hydrolase: MRKINWLYSLLTLASFGSIAQLAPPTDTLRQQYQAGQKIASRSFAGYFYPNRNQLYALPEKAFVATIDSLRSTFQTGLDRYKIQSNNADTTFIAAEQTGIHFFFDKLLLDYPYFHEIATGKKGKLSLSTQNRLDANLSYFNHPALLNSEDLKAYVRGFLQHAATAELRKSVYKRMDNQRLNSTLKIIPVYFTNQTCRDFWQYDYLNNHIENLGAKTLENVIRSFRASCRDTAYKRKIIALYTEAKKERENHLIKTYKTVNGFDLDIHLFLPDSAAATQRPVIVYFSGGSWTNGSPEWAFYNCAAYAKKGWVAASVEYRLADRQGTTPFEAVKDARSAIRWLRKHAQEYNIDTHKIVVTGNSAGGHLILATALADKWNESTDDLHYSPTPNLLMVNAGVYDFMQDENTAWVSKDLKDKNTVKEISPVHLVKKGLPPMLLIHGTHDQSVPYSTAKAFATASKEAGNEVEFQTLEGAGHAIWFDRRFTQKIAALRAAFLKKYGYE, encoded by the coding sequence ATGAGAAAAATCAACTGGCTCTATTCATTGCTTACCCTAGCTTCTTTTGGCAGTATAGCGCAACTGGCGCCGCCTACAGACACGCTGCGTCAGCAATACCAGGCCGGGCAAAAAATAGCAAGCAGGAGTTTTGCTGGCTACTTTTATCCCAACAGGAACCAGCTATACGCGCTGCCTGAAAAAGCTTTTGTTGCCACCATTGATTCATTAAGGAGCACTTTTCAAACCGGGCTGGACAGGTATAAGATCCAAAGCAATAACGCAGACACCACGTTTATTGCCGCAGAACAAACTGGTATCCATTTCTTCTTTGATAAGCTCCTGCTGGACTATCCTTATTTTCATGAAATAGCTACCGGAAAAAAAGGGAAGTTGTCGCTTTCCACACAAAACAGGCTGGATGCCAACTTATCCTACTTTAATCATCCTGCATTGTTGAACAGCGAAGACCTTAAAGCTTATGTAAGAGGTTTTCTACAGCATGCGGCTACTGCCGAACTCAGGAAAAGTGTTTACAAGAGGATGGACAATCAAAGGCTCAACAGTACACTGAAAATAATACCTGTCTATTTCACGAATCAGACCTGCCGCGACTTCTGGCAATATGATTACCTGAATAATCATATAGAGAACCTGGGAGCGAAAACCCTGGAAAATGTGATCCGCTCCTTCAGGGCATCCTGTCGTGATACTGCCTACAAAAGAAAGATCATTGCCTTGTATACCGAGGCTAAAAAGGAACGGGAAAATCACCTGATAAAAACCTATAAAACGGTGAACGGTTTTGACCTGGACATACACCTGTTTTTGCCCGATAGCGCGGCAGCTACCCAAAGACCCGTGATCGTTTATTTCAGTGGTGGTAGCTGGACTAACGGAAGTCCCGAATGGGCCTTCTATAACTGTGCAGCCTATGCAAAGAAAGGCTGGGTGGCTGCTTCCGTGGAATATCGCCTGGCCGACCGGCAGGGCACTACGCCATTTGAAGCGGTGAAGGATGCGCGCAGCGCCATACGCTGGCTGCGTAAACATGCACAGGAATATAATATAGATACCCATAAAATTGTAGTGACGGGAAATTCTGCGGGCGGGCATTTGATCCTGGCCACTGCCCTGGCTGACAAGTGGAATGAAAGTACCGACGATCTGCATTATAGTCCTACGCCCAACCTGCTGATGGTAAATGCGGGTGTATATGATTTCATGCAGGATGAAAATACCGCCTGGGTATCCAAAGATTTAAAAGATAAAAATACGGTGAAGGAGATATCACCGGTACACTTAGTGAAAAAGGGATTGCCACCTATGCTGCTCATTCATGGCACCCATGATCAGAGTGTTCCTTATTCAACCGCCAAAGCCTTTGCCACCGCTTCCAAAGAAGCCGGCAATGAGGTAGAATTTCAAACGCTGGAAGGAGCTGGTCATGCCATCTGGTTCGACAGGCGCTTTACCCAAAAGATTGCAGCGCTACGGGCCGCGTTTTTGAAGAAATATGGGTATGAATAG
- a CDS encoding DUF6934 family protein: MNYERYTELEISSDALEYKFISRGPKGDIPKIIQFKATYIPNMYNLAFGDLSHDGSIDDLVVNNNKDRNKILATVTSAVYEFTSKFPENGVFFTGSTPERTRLYRMAIALNYGELVADFEIFGIIRDMNTFLDVPFEKGVDYFGFLIKRKNAKFEK; this comes from the coding sequence ATGAACTATGAAAGATACACAGAATTGGAGATATCATCGGATGCTTTGGAGTATAAATTTATCAGCAGAGGCCCTAAGGGTGATATACCCAAAATTATTCAATTCAAGGCTACCTATATTCCCAATATGTACAACCTGGCTTTTGGAGATCTATCCCATGATGGTTCTATTGATGACTTGGTTGTTAATAACAACAAGGATAGAAATAAGATACTGGCTACCGTAACGTCAGCAGTATATGAGTTTACCAGCAAATTTCCTGAAAATGGGGTATTCTTTACTGGCAGCACTCCCGAAAGAACAAGGCTTTACCGGATGGCCATAGCCCTCAATTACGGGGAATTAGTAGCTGATTTTGAAATATTTGGAATAATAAGGGACATGAATACCTTTTTAGATGTTCCCTTTGAGAAAGGTGTAGATTACTTTGGCTTTTTGATAAAGCGAAAAAATGCTAAATTTGAGAAATGA
- a CDS encoding right-handed parallel beta-helix repeat-containing protein, with translation MKWRTTLFAIGFLLAFIGAGAQTPNEYYVDGSLTTNGNGTAVSPWNRIWYAINRSPRDTTKDAIVYIKRGTYEIDSTDFLTQLYIGSANGGGGGKYLTLRTYAGDEGKVIIDGKKLATTSFYPNMLVISGASYVRLQNLVFRNLKNTSGYVVNVQNAQNIEIKNCAFDTLQWTTTSAEHGYPTVNNNSYFIHPIYLANSSTVTIQADTLRNSAIGWGDLLRDAGGNTGISISTLVTTNNTGVASNYYVALTGNDTTGSGSLTQPWRTIKRAIDLAGINYTYVPSQLINAPVTIHLRAGTHKPAGTGLFIGSNRGVNGQWFTIRNYPGESPVVDGSDITAKFAALLSLSDTKYIHIEGLKLTKMTNDSALQNAAPSVGIKDTRFGIIVSGKSSNIVIKKNEIYDMAWTRNLTKQKIPAATDNLNPLVVLGTTDTAVRNVVIDSNLVHDNVPGYSEAVTINGNVDSFAVTNNEVYDNANIGIVAAGHYQWIVDDAGFSVTAPNNYSKNGYIRSNTVYRNISPIAISAGIYLDGSSNVTVEDNESYKNGVGLSVGNEQSNSTSGGHLIQNNVFRDNLGAGMYYGSTNSTSMVQNCVAKWNTLRNNYILDSVLRARANNQYGITNASQRYTELNVYRLQNSTFEENTIESLSNIVLGFYLTQSGLTFRYNEYYVISEDACQAIFVRDNNNDGGIVTPTDDIFTTFHQYGLQTGYDHTSSCEGQNYSATGCGTSGLGGSNMVTGIVEAEMLQKIAVYPNPVVNNLTVRIGMKGKGTVKLELFDIAGRLLLTRQQQLAAGNYTLGWDNIRQQGVTTGVYLLKVSMPTERKIIRLLVQ, from the coding sequence ATGAAATGGAGAACTACCTTATTCGCCATCGGCTTCCTGCTGGCCTTTATAGGGGCCGGTGCGCAAACACCCAATGAGTATTACGTAGATGGATCACTCACGACTAATGGAAATGGTACGGCCGTCAGTCCCTGGAACAGGATATGGTATGCTATTAACCGTAGTCCGCGCGATACGACCAAAGACGCCATTGTATACATCAAGCGGGGCACCTATGAAATTGACTCCACTGATTTTCTCACACAGCTCTATATCGGCAGCGCCAATGGTGGCGGAGGCGGCAAATACCTCACTCTCCGGACTTATGCCGGCGATGAAGGGAAAGTGATCATAGACGGAAAAAAGCTGGCTACTACTTCTTTCTATCCCAACATGCTGGTGATAAGCGGCGCTTCCTATGTGCGGCTGCAAAACCTCGTTTTCAGGAACCTCAAAAATACCAGTGGCTATGTGGTCAATGTACAGAACGCTCAAAACATAGAGATCAAAAATTGTGCCTTCGATACCCTGCAGTGGACCACCACCAGCGCTGAACATGGTTATCCCACTGTCAATAACAACAGCTACTTTATACATCCCATTTACCTGGCGAATAGTTCAACGGTAACCATACAGGCCGATACCTTGCGTAACTCCGCCATTGGCTGGGGCGACCTGTTGCGTGATGCAGGCGGTAATACAGGTATTTCCATCAGCACGCTGGTCACTACCAACAATACAGGTGTAGCCTCCAATTATTACGTGGCATTAACCGGTAATGATACCACCGGCAGCGGTTCTCTTACCCAACCCTGGCGTACGATAAAAAGGGCCATTGACCTCGCCGGCATCAATTATACGTACGTGCCGTCACAACTCATCAATGCGCCCGTTACCATTCATCTGCGGGCCGGTACGCACAAGCCGGCGGGTACCGGGCTGTTTATCGGGTCTAATCGCGGTGTTAATGGCCAATGGTTTACCATCAGGAACTATCCCGGTGAAAGCCCGGTGGTAGATGGTAGTGATATTACGGCGAAGTTTGCTGCTTTGCTTTCCCTGTCAGATACTAAGTATATCCACATTGAAGGATTGAAGCTCACTAAGATGACCAATGATTCTGCCTTACAGAATGCAGCGCCGTCTGTAGGAATAAAAGATACCCGTTTCGGGATCATCGTAAGTGGTAAATCGTCCAACATTGTTATTAAGAAGAATGAAATATATGACATGGCGTGGACCAGGAACCTTACTAAACAGAAGATCCCTGCAGCTACCGACAACCTCAATCCGCTCGTGGTCCTGGGCACCACCGATACGGCCGTCAGGAATGTGGTCATTGACAGTAACCTGGTGCACGATAATGTGCCGGGTTATAGTGAAGCGGTCACCATCAATGGGAATGTGGATTCCTTTGCCGTGACCAATAATGAAGTGTACGACAATGCCAATATAGGCATCGTAGCCGCAGGCCATTACCAATGGATTGTGGATGATGCGGGCTTTTCGGTAACTGCCCCCAACAACTATTCAAAGAACGGCTATATCAGGAGCAATACCGTGTACAGGAATATTTCACCCATTGCTATCTCGGCAGGTATTTACCTCGATGGTTCCAGCAATGTGACCGTGGAAGACAATGAATCGTATAAGAATGGTGTTGGCTTATCGGTGGGTAATGAACAATCCAACAGCACCAGCGGCGGCCACCTCATACAAAATAATGTATTCAGGGATAACCTGGGCGCCGGCATGTATTATGGCAGTACTAACTCCACCTCCATGGTGCAGAACTGTGTCGCCAAATGGAATACCCTGCGGAATAACTATATCCTCGATTCTGTGCTGCGGGCAAGGGCCAATAACCAATATGGTATTACCAATGCCAGCCAGCGGTACACAGAACTGAATGTATACAGGCTGCAGAACAGCACCTTTGAAGAAAATACCATCGAGTCGCTGTCCAACATCGTGCTGGGCTTTTACCTCACGCAGTCCGGACTTACCTTCCGGTACAATGAATACTATGTGATCAGTGAAGATGCCTGCCAGGCCATTTTTGTAAGGGATAACAATAATGATGGCGGCATTGTAACACCCACCGATGATATCTTCACTACCTTCCATCAATACGGATTGCAAACCGGTTACGACCATACATCCAGTTGCGAGGGGCAAAATTATAGTGCTACAGGCTGTGGTACTTCCGGACTGGGAGGCAGTAACATGGTGACCGGGATAGTGGAAGCGGAAATGTTACAGAAAATAGCCGTATATCCTAATCCTGTTGTCAACAACCTCACAGTGCGCATTGGTATGAAGGGAAAGGGGACCGTGAAACTGGAGTTGTTTGACATAGCCGGCAGGTTATTACTCACCCGGCAGCAACAACTGGCGGCTGGTAATTATACCCTGGGATGGGATAACATCAGGCAGCAGGGAGTGACTACAGGTGTATACCTGTTGAAAGTGAGCATGCCCACTGAACGGAAAATAATCAGGTTGCTGGTGCAGTAG
- a CDS encoding LacI family DNA-binding transcriptional regulator translates to MSAKLPTIKEIAKQLNISASTVSRALNGHPAIGLRTRTRVQELARQLNYEPNQTALFFQQRKTYTIGVILPELSEMFFSASISGIEDVAEKNNYTVLLGQSHDDEKREQKIVETMKNHRVDGLVVSISKNTNNYEHFEALKKYNIPVVFFDRIPNMPNIHYVACNMASGTIQAINYLFKQGHRVIGMINGPEKLFASEERKQGYREAMSKSRLKFDPSLIVNTDLTAESTYRATEELLNSKRKPTAIVAFNDYVAMDAVQCAMKHKRKINKDLCFVSYANLPISNYTAYPPQASVEQFPYLQGQKATEILLELLAKNDNEAGNMTYYKIILDSQLIIHEKK, encoded by the coding sequence ATGTCTGCCAAACTGCCTACGATCAAAGAGATCGCGAAACAATTGAACATATCCGCCTCTACTGTTTCGCGCGCCCTGAATGGCCACCCGGCCATTGGCCTCCGCACCAGGACAAGGGTGCAGGAGCTGGCCAGGCAACTCAATTATGAACCCAACCAAACGGCGCTGTTTTTCCAGCAAAGAAAAACCTATACCATCGGCGTCATATTGCCGGAGCTTTCCGAGATGTTCTTTTCTGCTTCCATCAGCGGCATTGAAGATGTGGCAGAGAAGAATAATTATACAGTGCTGCTTGGCCAAAGCCATGACGATGAAAAACGGGAACAGAAGATCGTGGAGACGATGAAGAATCACCGGGTGGACGGCCTGGTCGTTTCTATTTCCAAGAACACGAACAACTATGAGCATTTTGAAGCACTCAAGAAATACAATATCCCGGTAGTGTTTTTCGACCGGATACCCAATATGCCCAATATCCATTATGTTGCCTGCAATATGGCATCGGGTACCATCCAGGCCATTAATTACCTGTTCAAACAAGGGCACCGGGTGATAGGTATGATCAATGGGCCAGAAAAGCTATTTGCCAGTGAGGAACGTAAGCAGGGTTACCGGGAAGCGATGTCCAAAAGCCGTTTAAAGTTTGACCCTTCCCTGATCGTCAACACCGACCTGACCGCCGAAAGTACTTACCGTGCTACGGAAGAATTATTGAACTCCAAAAGAAAACCGACAGCGATCGTTGCCTTCAATGATTACGTTGCCATGGATGCGGTACAATGCGCCATGAAGCATAAAAGAAAGATCAACAAGGACCTTTGTTTTGTCAGCTATGCCAACCTGCCCATCAGCAACTATACGGCGTATCCTCCCCAGGCATCTGTAGAGCAGTTCCCTTATCTGCAGGGACAAAAAGCAACCGAGATATTATTGGAGTTATTGGCCAAAAATGACAATGAAGCCGGGAATATGACTTATTATAAGATCATCCTGGATTCACAGTTGATCATACATGAAAAGAAATAA
- a CDS encoding acyltransferase family protein produces MTATTSTTPPTQPLSTRLVSLDTMRGLIMILLAAESCRLYESLHHLAAPGFAAGMVEQFFHHPWHGLRAWDLVQPAFMTMAGTALYISYYYKRQRGIAWQQQSTHILLRCAKLFVLGTALHCVYAGKLVWELWNVLTQLAFTTLIAWVIINGSYTFQLIISLLLLLLTEFLYRRVLMPGFDQPFTEHKNFGAWFDTLVMGKINTDGWVAINIIPTAAHTIWGVLAGKLLVQEAPAARKIKALLWAGGAGLIIGYGLDISNITPIIKRISTTAFIFVSGGWVLLILAFLYWLVDVRQVKRYAWIFTVVGMNAIFIYLFFETVGHQWLNGTIAVFVQGGAGLIGVTPAWQEVLSASATLYVEWYICYWLYKKKIFFKL; encoded by the coding sequence ATGACTGCCACTACCAGTACAACCCCTCCAACACAACCCTTGTCCACACGTCTCGTATCGCTGGATACCATGCGCGGGCTCATCATGATCCTGCTGGCGGCAGAAAGCTGCCGGTTGTATGAATCCCTGCACCACCTGGCTGCACCGGGTTTTGCTGCCGGCATGGTAGAGCAGTTCTTTCACCACCCCTGGCATGGCTTGCGCGCCTGGGACCTGGTACAGCCGGCTTTTATGACCATGGCCGGCACTGCCCTTTATATATCTTATTATTATAAGCGGCAACGCGGGATAGCCTGGCAGCAACAGTCAACCCACATCCTGCTTCGTTGCGCCAAACTTTTTGTACTGGGTACAGCCCTCCATTGTGTATATGCCGGTAAGTTGGTGTGGGAATTGTGGAATGTGCTGACCCAGCTTGCTTTCACTACCCTGATTGCCTGGGTGATCATCAACGGGTCCTATACTTTTCAACTGATCATCTCCCTATTGTTGTTATTGCTTACAGAGTTCCTGTACCGTAGGGTATTAATGCCGGGGTTTGATCAGCCATTTACAGAGCACAAAAACTTTGGCGCCTGGTTCGACACGCTGGTGATGGGAAAGATCAATACCGATGGATGGGTGGCCATCAACATTATTCCTACGGCAGCGCATACGATATGGGGGGTGTTGGCGGGCAAGCTACTGGTACAGGAGGCGCCAGCCGCCAGGAAGATAAAGGCCTTGTTATGGGCAGGTGGCGCGGGGCTGATCATCGGCTATGGATTGGACATCAGTAATATTACGCCCATTATAAAACGCATCAGTACTACTGCTTTTATATTTGTTTCCGGTGGTTGGGTATTGCTGATCCTGGCTTTCTTGTACTGGCTGGTGGATGTAAGGCAGGTGAAGCGGTATGCGTGGATATTTACAGTAGTAGGCATGAATGCCATTTTCATTTACCTGTTCTTTGAAACAGTAGGCCATCAATGGCTGAATGGAACAATAGCGGTATTTGTACAGGGAGGCGCCGGCCTTATCGGTGTTACACCGGCATGGCAGGAAGTACTGAGTGCATCGGCAACATTGTATGTAGAATGGTATATCTGTTACTGGCTTTATAAAAAGAAAATATTCTTTAAACTGTAA
- a CDS encoding SusC/RagA family TonB-linked outer membrane protein, whose protein sequence is MLVHAQERTVTGKVIAAKTGEALPNVTINIPSLSKVITADKEGVFTITLPPKRVLVTISSSGYVTKEWPIEAGDNQVVLELEADPRKLDEVVIVGYSDKKRGELTSAVTVVDAKKLKDVTANNIGTMLQGKVAGLQVVSSSGVPGATPEIRLRGVSSVNASQSPLFVVDGIIGGNYDPNDVESVTVLKDAGATAMYGSQANGGVIIITTKRAKAGKTRYEAKITTGFRTPDFGEMDMMNGRELYNYQKELYRDYIPTDTGNSYKIDILKFYNERPLSLRDQDHNWLTTIFKPAFMQNYYFSVSGKTEKNDYYVGVSYYNEEGTFMNTRFQRLNLRGNSTLRLSKSISLTNNINLSAANGKGYDYNDIYFAYLNLPWDNPYDSTGNPLYVDGNSTFKWWSRDKINPVHTINNSKHPYKGFDVNYDMALNIAITKWLSFSSSNRLAASYNKATNYFSPAVAGTYHNTGFLEESSVLSYGIVSNNLLKFNFSMGDHSLSGLAGVAFENSKTELQGGSGRGLPFGLNVLNVVSNNIRVTGSNSETSIQSVISQVNYGYKNRYFVTGSLRVDGSSNFPESNRYATFPSISAAWLASNESFFRSAIIDNLKLRASYGVTGTQDIGSSRYLGLYSLSTQYNGQAAATPLQLPSSNLTWESKHQLNAGLDISFYKRVSLSIDVYRNITKNLLLQVSQPLSVGFEQRWDNAGEIENKGIELTLNTINIQRRDFEWTTDFSINFNSNKLRNLPGPIIRTGSWAISQIYRNGGNLYEFYLPKWAGVDKQTGAPLWEKQTLDAQGNVTKTELTSDYAQATFQELGSALPKFQGGITNQWRYRNFSLGVNMYFLAGNKVFSNNLRFLMNDGSEPYMNQAVLPDGYSIWAKPGDNATNPSPQNAANSTQTSSRYLKDGNFLSIRNVTLSYSLPAVLVQKWKLSNVTISLTADNVYTFTRFFGQDPQTTITPGVYATPGVSDFKYPNNRQFLFNINLGF, encoded by the coding sequence ATGCTTGTGCACGCACAGGAGCGTACCGTGACCGGTAAAGTAATTGCTGCAAAAACAGGGGAGGCGTTGCCCAATGTTACCATCAACATTCCATCGCTTTCCAAAGTGATCACGGCCGATAAAGAGGGCGTGTTCACCATCACGCTTCCTCCTAAAAGAGTATTGGTCACCATCAGTTCCTCCGGCTATGTAACGAAAGAGTGGCCCATCGAAGCCGGGGACAACCAGGTAGTGCTGGAGCTGGAAGCAGATCCCCGGAAACTGGATGAAGTGGTGATCGTGGGATACAGTGATAAAAAGAGGGGAGAACTGACCAGCGCTGTCACTGTGGTGGATGCAAAGAAGCTCAAAGATGTAACCGCCAATAACATCGGCACTATGCTACAGGGCAAGGTAGCCGGCCTGCAGGTGGTGAGCAGTTCCGGTGTGCCGGGCGCTACCCCTGAAATAAGGTTGCGGGGCGTTTCTTCTGTCAATGCCTCCCAGTCGCCTTTATTTGTGGTAGACGGTATCATTGGTGGCAATTACGATCCCAATGATGTGGAAAGCGTGACCGTGCTGAAAGACGCCGGCGCTACCGCCATGTATGGTTCGCAGGCCAATGGTGGTGTCATCATCATTACTACCAAAAGGGCCAAAGCAGGCAAAACACGGTATGAAGCAAAGATCACTACTGGTTTCCGGACACCCGATTTTGGTGAAATGGACATGATGAATGGAAGGGAACTGTACAATTACCAGAAAGAGCTGTACCGTGACTATATTCCTACCGACACCGGCAACTCCTATAAGATTGACATCCTGAAGTTCTACAACGAACGGCCGCTGTCGCTGCGTGACCAGGACCACAACTGGCTCACCACTATCTTTAAGCCTGCCTTCATGCAGAACTATTACTTCTCGGTGTCGGGTAAAACAGAAAAGAATGATTACTACGTAGGCGTGTCTTATTACAATGAAGAGGGTACCTTCATGAACACCCGGTTCCAGCGCCTCAACCTCCGGGGTAATTCCACGCTGCGACTGAGTAAAAGCATCAGTCTTACCAATAATATCAACCTTAGCGCAGCCAATGGCAAGGGCTACGATTACAACGATATCTATTTTGCTTATTTAAACCTGCCATGGGATAATCCGTACGACAGTACCGGTAATCCTTTGTATGTGGATGGCAATTCCACTTTTAAATGGTGGTCGAGGGACAAAATAAACCCGGTGCACACCATCAACAACAGCAAACATCCTTACAAGGGTTTTGATGTGAATTATGATATGGCGTTAAACATCGCCATTACCAAATGGCTGAGCTTTTCCAGCAGCAACCGGCTGGCGGCAAGCTATAACAAGGCCACCAATTATTTTTCTCCGGCTGTGGCAGGCACTTACCACAATACCGGTTTCCTGGAAGAGAGCAGTGTGCTGAGCTACGGGATTGTTTCCAATAACCTCCTGAAGTTTAATTTCAGTATGGGCGATCATAGCCTGAGCGGCCTGGCAGGGGTGGCCTTTGAAAACAGTAAAACGGAACTGCAGGGCGGTTCGGGAAGGGGTTTGCCCTTTGGCTTAAATGTATTGAATGTGGTGTCCAATAATATCCGGGTAACAGGTTCTAATAGTGAAACTTCCATTCAATCTGTCATTTCACAGGTGAACTATGGGTATAAGAACAGGTATTTTGTTACCGGTTCCCTCCGGGTGGATGGTTCCTCCAACTTCCCGGAATCCAACAGGTATGCTACCTTCCCTTCCATATCAGCAGCCTGGCTGGCCAGTAATGAATCCTTCTTCCGTTCAGCCATCATCGACAACCTGAAACTGCGCGCCAGTTATGGTGTCACTGGTACCCAGGATATCGGCTCCTCCCGTTATCTTGGGCTGTATTCCTTATCCACCCAATACAATGGGCAGGCAGCCGCTACACCCTTGCAGTTGCCCAGTTCCAACCTCACCTGGGAAAGCAAGCACCAGTTGAATGCAGGGTTGGATATCAGCTTTTACAAACGGGTGTCTTTAAGCATTGATGTGTACCGGAATATTACGAAAAACCTGTTGTTGCAGGTATCGCAACCGCTTTCCGTAGGCTTTGAGCAACGCTGGGACAATGCCGGCGAGATCGAAAACAAAGGCATCGAGCTCACCCTGAATACCATCAATATCCAACGAAGGGATTTTGAATGGACTACTGATTTCAGTATTAATTTCAACAGTAATAAATTACGCAACCTGCCGGGCCCCATTATCAGAACAGGCTCATGGGCCATTTCACAGATCTACCGGAACGGAGGTAACCTGTATGAATTCTACCTGCCCAAATGGGCGGGTGTGGACAAGCAAACAGGCGCGCCATTGTGGGAGAAGCAGACCCTGGATGCGCAGGGTAACGTGACCAAAACAGAACTTACTTCCGATTATGCCCAGGCTACTTTCCAGGAATTAGGATCAGCGCTTCCCAAATTCCAGGGCGGTATCACCAACCAATGGCGGTACAGGAACTTTTCATTGGGCGTAAACATGTATTTCCTTGCTGGTAATAAAGTGTTCAGCAACAACCTGCGTTTTTTGATGAACGACGGCAGTGAGCCCTATATGAACCAGGCAGTATTGCCGGATGGCTATAGTATATGGGCCAAGCCCGGCGACAATGCCACCAATCCCAGTCCGCAAAACGCCGCCAATTCCACGCAAACTTCCAGTCGCTACCTTAAAGACGGCAACTTTCTTTCTATAAGAAATGTCACGCTGTCTTACTCGCTGCCGGCTGTGCTTGTGCAAAAGTGGAAGCTGAGTAATGTAACCATTTCGCTTACGGCCGATAATGTGTACACTTTTACCAGGTTCTTTGGACAGGACCCGCAAACCACGATAACGCCCGGTGTGTATGCCACACCCGGTGTGTCGGACTTTAAGTACCCCAATAACCGCCAGTTCCTGTTCAACATTAACCTAGGATTTTAA